A region of Dermochelys coriacea isolate rDerCor1 chromosome 1, rDerCor1.pri.v4, whole genome shotgun sequence DNA encodes the following proteins:
- the LOC119856781 gene encoding bolA-like protein 3, which yields MATAISAGILGRGPRILLLCHTWRTFASQTDGEARVMQVLQEKFPLAIKVVDILGGCGAIYEIHIESEEFKEKRTVQHHQMVNQALSEEIKAMHGLRIFTFIPKH from the coding sequence ATGGCCACCGCCATCAGTGCCGGTATCCTGGGCCGCGGCCCCAGGATCCTTCTGCTGTGCCACACGTGGAGAACGTTTGCTTCGCAGACTGATGGGGAAGCCAGGGTGATGCAGGTCCTCCAAGAAAAATTCCCTTTGGCCATCAAAGTAGTGGATATATTAGGAGGCTGTGGAGCAATTTATGAAATTCATATAGAATCTGAAGAATTTAAAGAAAAGAGAACTGTCCAGCACCATCAGATGGTTAATCAGGCACTAAGTGAAGAAATTAAAGCAATGCATGGACTACGGATATTCACATTTATTCCAAAACACTGA